The Amblyomma americanum isolate KBUSLIRL-KWMA chromosome 6, ASM5285725v1, whole genome shotgun sequence genome has a window encoding:
- the LOC144094446 gene encoding uncharacterized protein LOC144094446 — protein sequence MINELDRHSTTGATQVGEEFRERKPSREKRFLAFCLAALLLSALAVAAALLTGHRAMAGLPVCHTADCERHAAELADRLVGAASPCGDWSRFVCSAWRSAHPAADSAPHDAAMDWSSQLADLVPQQIFFPPGARAAVRAVIACLDRSSENANDSLSALSEFLEERTREARAATAPPSVAALVEEVAYYAVNWMLPLLFNTALVAAHDAPRGRALVLFPSDLVTIWLKIVTEQRTHGTYDSLWKYLSRATSSHGTHFDLDAGADIAEDVLSTLDSIEFEAEVSVVVTVGKLGAALGLPPGEDLVKGFRRAFPVSPAIDVDDVVFVSHRKILGILASLITVHGARPLTEFVRWWVLLVVGFLSDSTFIREHADVREVSEVMTLVCTTETEATHGLALNTAHKERLDEDQLGSLRKALDNVKSTLVLSIDHVSYMSDRAKETMSDQLKDVRAELLGDVNAMRQDNGSVTLFGDLPDVEWPFLRYWVSARTRIRSLDSGVRYRLPYLQRRTVPATLVRYEPFSRRVVVSAAALAAPYYYAQGTKAMFYGGIGFLYAKALLQAIDYPPAVLKQCGPSGRLLRDEFPDMAAMEAAHAALQRDNDHYRLPKMETLDTDHVFFMTLCFGSCRASGKSRFSHSCNRAVMRSRMFAHVLRCQSQANLCHYF from the exons atgatcaatgagttagaccggCACAGCACAACG GGAGCCACCCAAGTTGGCGAAGAGTTCCGGGAGCGGAAGCCGAGCCGCGAGAAGCGGTTCCTTGCTTTCTGCTTGGCCGCCCTGCTCCTCTCGGCGCTCGCCGTGGCCGCGGCCCTGCTGACGGGACACCGCGCGATGGCTGGACTCCCCGTCTGCCACACGGCCGACTGCGAGAGGCACGCGGCAGAGCTGGCCGACCGGCTGGTCGGAGCCGCGAGTCCCTGCGGCGACTGGTCACGCTTTGTGTGCTCGGCTTGGAGGAGCGCGCACCCGGCCGCCGACAGCGCGCCGCACGACGCCGCCATGGACTGGTCGAGCCAGCTGGCAGACCTGGTTCCCCAGCAG ATATTCTTTCCACCCGGCGCACGGGCAGCGGTGCGCGCCGTCATCGCTTGCCTGGACCGGTCCTCGGAGAACGCCAACGACAGCCTGTCAGCACTGTCAGAGTTCCTCGAGGAACGAACGCGGGAGGCGAGGGCAGCAACGGCCCCTCCTTCGGTGGCCGCTCTCGTAGAGGAAGTGGCCTACTATGCCGTCAACTGGATGCTGCCGCTGCTCTTCAACACGGCCCTTGTGGCTGCCCACGACGCACCTCGGGGCAGGGCGCTCGTGCTCTTTCCCTCAGACCTGGTCACAATCTGGCTCAAAATCGTCACCGAGCAGCGGACCCACGGTACCTACGACTCCTTGTGGAAGTACCTCTCCCGGGCCACCAGCAGCCATGGCACCCACTTCGACCTGGACGCGGGAGCCGACATAGCCGAGGATGTGCTCTCCACCTTGGACAGCATCGAATTCGAAGCCGAAGTTTCAGTGGTCGTCACCGTCGGCAAACTGGGCGCAGCTCTGGGCCTTCCACCTGGTGAGGATCTAGTGAAAGGGTTCCGCCGAGCCTTCCCGGTAAGCCCTGCGATTGACGTGGACGACGTAGTGTTCGTGTCCCACCGAAAGATTCTGGGCATCCTGGCGAGCCTCATCACGGTGCACGGCGCGCGGCCATTGACTGAATTTGTGCGCTGGTGGGTGCTCCTCGTCGTAGGATTTCTGTCCGACTCCACTTTCATCAGAGAACACGCGGACGTCAGAGAAGTAAGCGAGGTGATGACCCTGGTGTGCACCACTGAGACAGAAGCTACGCACGGGCTCGCGCTGAACACCGCCCACAAAGAACGCCTGGATGAAGACCAGCTCGGCAGTTTGCGCAAGGCGCTGGACAACGTGAAAAGCACTCTTGTATTGAGCATTGACCACGTTTCCTACATGAGCGACAGAGCCAAGGAAACCATGAGCGACCAGCTCAAGGATGTGCGCGCAGAACTCTTGGGTGATGTGAACGCTATGAGACAAGACAACGGGTCAGTAACCCTCTTCGGCGATCTACCCGACGTTGAGTGGCCGTTCTTGAGGTACTGGGTATCTGCGCGTACCCGTATACGTTCCCTGGACAGTGGTGTTAGGTACCGGCTGCCGTACCTGCAGCGGAGAACAGTGCCGGCCACTTTGGTCCGTTACGAGCCCTTTTCGAGGAGAGTAGTCGTAAGCGCTGCTGCGCTAGCCGCCCCTTATTACTACGCCCAAGGAACAAAGGCCATGTTCTACGGAGGCATCGGTTTCCTATACGCGAAAGCCCTCTTGCAAGCAATCGACTATCCTCCAGCAGTCCTGAAGCAGTGCGGACCTTCGGGCAGGCTGCTCCGTGACGAGTTTCCAGACATGGCTGCCATGGAAGCTGCCCACGCAGCTCTGCAGCGAGACAACGACCACTACCGACTGCCTAAAATGGAAACGCTCGACACCGACCACGTGTTCTTCATGACCTTGTGTTTCGGCTCTTGCAGGGCTAGCGGGAAGAGCCGCTTTTCGCACAGCTGCAACAGGGCAGTAATGCGGTCACGCATGTTCGCCCATGTGCTACGCTGCCAGTCGCAAGCAAACCTGTGCCACTATTTCTAG